TCTCGCAACGGCCTTCTCCTCTTCAGGACTCATGAGACCAGTCTTCGGTCTTCTGAAAGGAGGGTTTGAAACGACGAGATCATAGGAGAATCTCTTGAGCATACGATCCGTCATCCCCCTTTCTGCAAGATCCCGTATGTCACGTCTGACAACGTTGACCCTGCCTTCAGGGCAGTTCTCCCTCACATTCCTTTCAGCAAGCTCTGCGAGACCTTCCTGAAGTTCAACAAGGACCACCTGTGATTGGGGATACTTCTTCGCCAGGAGTATACCAATAATCCCGGACCCGGCCCCGAAGTCAGCAATCCTTTTTGCGGTCTTGAGGTTCACAAAGGAATAGAGGAGAAGGGCATCCACAGAAAAACGGTAGCCCTTTCTTGACTGGTATATCTTGATATCGCGTATCGTATCGAGGGTAATCTCCATACCATCGTATAGTATCAGAAAAAGCCCGAAAAATGACTGGGAAGGAGATGTTCTTACGAACCCGTTGTCATCTTCTCCAGTAAGGGAATCAAGTCCTCAAACCTGTCGATGAGATGATCTGCATGTCTTATAACCTCAAGCGGTCTGTAACCGTAAGTCACGGCGACTGTGGCGACACCTGCAGACCTGCCGGCATCCACATCATAATTGCTGTCTCCGACCATGACAGCATCTCCGGGCTGAAGACCGAATTCCGTGAGCACCTTTATTATCGGAAGGGGTGAAGGTTTTCTCTCTGCCACGCTGTCGCTTCCGATGACGACCTCAAAATATTTTAAGAGCCCAAGCCTTTCCAGGACCATCCTGGACAGGCCTTCTTTTTTGTTTGAAATAACGGCCTTCCGGTATGGATCCAACCTTTCGAGGGTTTCTGCAACACCGGGATATGCCCGCGTATGGTCGGTGATATGTTCCGTATAATGTTGCAGAAACCTCTTCATGATAGCAGGCCTCGATGATGCGTTTTCATAACCCGTTATCTTTTCGATGAGGCGTGTCAGCCCTTCACCAACCAGATTCACGGTCTCCTGAACCGTAACCCGCCGGGAAGAGTAGGGCTCAAGGGCATAGTTCAAGGCCTCTGTTATGTCCCGACTCGAATCGATCAGGGTACCGTCGAGATCGAAGATGATGAGCTTGAAAGGCATAAACGATTATACCTCAGGGGAAAAGCGAGTCACTTGGCCGCAATCTTCAAAAGAAAGTCTGAAGCTCGGTTATGATGGCGTGCTTATATCTATCTATCGAGCAGAATGCTTCTCTGCTACCTGTATCCTTATCGCCGCCCTTTCGATCGCTGCCTGGGCCCTGGCAAAATCGATCTTCTCTGCCTGCTTCAGCCTCTCTTCAGCCCTCTTCATCGCGGATCTGGCCCTCTCGACGTCGATATCCTCGGATCGCTCTGCGCTGTCGGCAAGTACTACTGCCCTCTCCTGCCTGATTCCGGCATACCCGCCGCTCGCAAAGATATATCCCCCTTCACTCCCCTTCTTATAGCTGATCATCCCGACCTTAAGGGTCGTGACGAAGGGGGCATGTCCCGGCAGCACACCGAATTCCCCCTCGCTGCCGACTGCCGTGAATTCATCCACATCGTCACTGAAGACAGAGCCGTAGGGCGTGACAACTTCCAATCTCATTCTATTTTCCATATCCCAAACCCCAAAAGATCGTCGTGTTTCACCGTCATTTCGTTGTCGGAAAGCAGCAGACTCAGTGGCCCGACAACGGAATCACTCTCCAGTCTCTCTATCTGCTCCACCCAAGTTTCTTGGCGTTTTCTTCCACATCCTCTATGCCGCCGCACATATAGAAGCA
This portion of the Thermodesulfovibrionales bacterium genome encodes:
- a CDS encoding tRNA1(Val) (adenine(37)-N6)-methyltransferase, which produces MEITLDTIRDIKIYQSRKGYRFSVDALLLYSFVNLKTAKRIADFGAGSGIIGILLAKKYPQSQVVLVELQEGLAELAERNVRENCPEGRVNVVRRDIRDLAERGMTDRMLKRFSYDLVVSNPPFRRPKTGLMSPEEEKAVARHELRLKLSELARASSLLLRTRGRFLVIYHPERLAELMDALRERGMEAKRLRFVHASQSSEAKMVLVEAVKEARPGLMVERPCFIYREDGGYSEELRELCSGSDYTGCSDEGSAGIIMTTE
- a CDS encoding HAD-IA family hydrolase, producing the protein MPFKLIIFDLDGTLIDSSRDITEALNYALEPYSSRRVTVQETVNLVGEGLTRLIEKITGYENASSRPAIMKRFLQHYTEHITDHTRAYPGVAETLERLDPYRKAVISNKKEGLSRMVLERLGLLKYFEVVIGSDSVAERKPSPLPIIKVLTEFGLQPGDAVMVGDSNYDVDAGRSAGVATVAVTYGYRPLEVIRHADHLIDRFEDLIPLLEKMTTGS
- a CDS encoding F0F1 ATP synthase subunit epsilon, producing MENRMRLEVVTPYGSVFSDDVDEFTAVGSEGEFGVLPGHAPFVTTLKVGMISYKKGSEGGYIFASGGYAGIRQERAVVLADSAERSEDIDVERARSAMKRAEERLKQAEKIDFARAQAAIERAAIRIQVAEKHSAR